CGGGCAACGTGCATCATCGTTGTGAAATTGCATCAACCATGAAACGCTCAACAAGTTGAGCACCGGCCGTGTTTGTGGAACGGTGGATCTCCGTTCGCGCAGCGGGAGGTGGAGCGAAAAGCGGAGCGAAGAGAACCGTCGGCGGGCGCGGCCCGGTCACTGGGGCGATGCGCTGCGACAAGCTCGATTACACTGGCGTTACGTCCTCGACTACCTGTTGAAGTGAGGGAAGCCATGCTGTTCAATCTCGCAGGAAAAACGGCGCTGGTCACCGGCGCCAACACGGGCATCGGCCAGGCCATCGCGATCGCGCTGGCCGAAGCCGGCGCCGACATCGTCGTGGCCGGCCGCAGCGAAGCCGCGGAAACCGGCGCCGGCGTGGCCGCGCTCGGCCGCGGCTTTCTCGACGTGCGCGCCGACCTCTCCAGCACGGAGCCGGTGCGGCGCGTGATGGACGAGGCGCTCGCGCTCAACGGCCGCCTCGACATCCTCGTCAACAACGCCGGCATCATCCACCGCGCGGACAGCCTCGACGTGGTGGAGGAAGACTGGGATACCGTCATGGACACCAACCTGAAATCGGTGTTCTTCCTGTGCCAGGCGGCGGCCCGCCACATGGTGCGCAGCGGCGGCGGCAAGATCGTCAACATCGCCTCGCTGCTGTCGTTCCAGGGCGGCATCCGCGTGCCCGCCTACACCGCCAGCAAGAGCGCGCTGGCGGGCCTGACGCGGGCGCTGGCCAACGAATGGGCGGCGCATGGCATCAACGTCAACGCCATCGCGCCGGGCTACTTCGATACCGGCAACACGGCCGCGCTGCGCGCCGACCCCGCCCGCGAGCGGGCGATCCTGGCACGCATCCCGGCGGAACGCTGGGGCCAGCCGGACGACCTGGCCGGCGCCGCCATCTTCCTGGCCAGCCGCGCCAGCGACTACGTGCACGGCATCGTGCTGCCGGTCGATGGGGGGTGGCTGGCAAGGTGACGCAGCCGGCGATCTACGGCCGGGACCGTGTCCACCATGGGGGCAACCCCGAAAGTGGACACGAGCTGAACTTTACATTGGCCGAGCCCGTGTCCGAAAACGGGGTTGACCCCGAGGTAGACACAGACTCATCGTTAGCTCCTGGTGCTTACCGCTTCGGTGACAGCGTGAACGAATAGGTGGCCGGCGCCAGCGGGATGCGGTACTTGACCAGCGGCCGCCCGTTGGGGCTCCAGCCATCGTCGCCACCGACGCCGGCCTGGGCCAGGTCGATCAGCACGCTGCCGTTGCCATGGGGCCGGATCTCCGAGCTCTTCCACGTGCCGCGCGGGCGCAACTCAAGATCTTCGTACGGGAACGCCAGCGCGTTGAAGGACAGCGGTTTTTCACCACGCACCGCAACGCCGGGCGCGCCGTCGCCGCGCAGTTCGAACC
Above is a window of Pseudoduganella dura DNA encoding:
- the kduD gene encoding 2-dehydro-3-deoxy-D-gluconate 5-dehydrogenase KduD, with the protein product MLFNLAGKTALVTGANTGIGQAIAIALAEAGADIVVAGRSEAAETGAGVAALGRGFLDVRADLSSTEPVRRVMDEALALNGRLDILVNNAGIIHRADSLDVVEEDWDTVMDTNLKSVFFLCQAAARHMVRSGGGKIVNIASLLSFQGGIRVPAYTASKSALAGLTRALANEWAAHGINVNAIAPGYFDTGNTAALRADPARERAILARIPAERWGQPDDLAGAAIFLASRASDYVHGIVLPVDGGWLAR